A single region of the Acidobacteriota bacterium genome encodes:
- a CDS encoding SCP2 sterol-binding domain-containing protein has product MNTPFKEHPTVKAHQQRPALQKTSEPLDAAWLRQLCLDAGADDVGFVEIDRPALAEERPHIQRAFPHTRSLISFVLRMNRDNVRNPARSVANLEFHHTGDEVNDVARRITAALEGAGIRALNPPMGFPMEANRWMTERIWMVAHKPVAVAAGLGRMGIHRNVIHPRFGNFILLGTILVGAEISAYSHELDYNPCLECKLCVAACPVGAIGADGAFNFSSCYTHNYREFMGGFEDWVETIADSKHGLDYRRQVKESESVSVWQSLSFGANYKAAYCMAVCPAGEDVIGHYLASKKDFTDDVVRPLQAKREPVYVVRGSDAETHVQKRYPHKTVRQVRNSLRPRSIANLLFGMPLSFQRHAAGKLDAIYHFVFTGNEPAEATVTIRAGKLTVEDGLLGKPNIKVIADSETWLGFLAGERNLLWALVTRRVRLQGNPKWLLAFKRCFPS; this is encoded by the coding sequence ATGAACACACCATTCAAGGAACATCCCACGGTCAAAGCGCATCAACAAAGACCTGCGCTACAGAAAACATCCGAACCACTGGATGCTGCCTGGCTGCGGCAGTTGTGTCTCGACGCAGGCGCCGATGATGTCGGCTTTGTGGAAATTGACCGTCCGGCGCTGGCAGAGGAACGCCCACACATTCAACGCGCTTTTCCGCACACGCGCAGTCTCATCAGTTTTGTGCTGCGGATGAATCGCGACAATGTTCGCAACCCGGCGCGCTCGGTCGCGAATCTGGAATTTCATCACACCGGCGACGAGGTCAACGATGTGGCGCGACGCATTACGGCGGCTCTGGAAGGCGCGGGGATTCGGGCGCTGAATCCGCCGATGGGGTTTCCGATGGAGGCCAACCGCTGGATGACCGAGCGGATTTGGATGGTGGCGCACAAGCCGGTCGCGGTTGCGGCGGGGCTGGGTCGCATGGGCATTCATCGTAACGTGATTCATCCGCGCTTCGGCAATTTCATTTTGCTCGGCACGATTCTGGTTGGCGCGGAGATCAGCGCATATTCGCACGAACTCGATTACAACCCGTGTCTGGAATGTAAATTGTGCGTAGCCGCGTGTCCGGTTGGCGCGATTGGCGCGGATGGCGCGTTCAATTTCTCCTCGTGCTACACGCACAATTACCGCGAGTTCATGGGCGGGTTTGAAGATTGGGTCGAAACGATTGCCGACAGTAAACACGGGCTGGATTACCGGCGACAGGTGAAGGAGTCGGAATCGGTTTCGGTGTGGCAAAGCCTTTCTTTTGGCGCAAACTACAAGGCTGCGTATTGCATGGCGGTGTGTCCGGCGGGCGAAGACGTGATCGGGCATTACCTCGCATCGAAGAAGGATTTTACCGATGACGTGGTGCGCCCGTTGCAGGCCAAGCGCGAGCCTGTGTATGTGGTGCGCGGCTCGGACGCTGAGACGCACGTGCAGAAGCGTTATCCGCACAAGACCGTGCGACAGGTGCGCAATTCGCTGCGTCCGCGAAGCATCGCCAACCTGCTGTTTGGAATGCCGCTTTCGTTTCAGCGCCACGCCGCCGGCAAACTTGACGCCATTTACCATTTCGTATTCACCGGCAACGAGCCAGCCGAGGCGACAGTAACAATTCGCGCCGGAAAACTGACCGTCGAGGACGGACTGCTGGGCAAGCCGAACATCAAGGTCATTGCCGATTCGGAAACCTGGCTGGGATTTCTGGCAGGCGAACGGAACCTTTTGTGGGCGCTTGTCACGCGCCGCGTCCGGTTGCAAGGAAACCCGAAATGGCTGCTGGCATTCAAACGCTGTTTTCCGTCGTGA
- a CDS encoding ankyrin repeat domain-containing protein: MQLTNLLGQTLDGKYYLDKLLGQGGMGAVFLATHIGTKRPVALKVIAPQFMANAEVGERFRREAEAAGRLRHPNVVNVTDFGVTVFGKDQLAYLVMEYLDGCSLGEMLKREKRLPLPLVVDFVEQVCLAIGNAHELGIIHRDLKPDNIWLQPDGRGGYLVKVLDFGLAKLRDTISDEAEELVQTDAPQLATQLNVKPTDTIRASANTEAQFVSESATQTQNPHEEIEAATLIQPATSSEPEAATLIQPSSANLDEAATLIQYPSTTTEIEATTVIQSAAVTQEAATQISNTGAEEPATQIKPASATQIVNDEATLIQTDSQSAVKSSQQKSATRYAQSKMATQATNSQGNVTRMNPAATVELTAFGSILGTPLYMSPEQCRGEHLDARSDIYSLGVIVYQMLAGETPFTGSMMELINLHSTAMPPDLKTRRADLPESLAALVMSTLAKNPEDRPLSAESFATALRVRSESEADVLRQAKAFYYAAQKTFFGASIFIYLPMAALSIGLSLAFDAVLSQKLGAAIVFFASLFVLLMICAHLNTALCAMIMEEARLSPTAKIKLSTILKNFLKRLPKLLLTMMVSVGLIFLNLLKLLLPGIKKYTDVLLAPSVAALENHTALQTLARSEKLAQPVRPIARSLSARDFGITLAAVIGFPSITSIMAYAFGGTRTDAVAAMTLPMIRNFTAGYSWFILALMHTVYMAMPMALLYFKAKQANGEAIEKTATDSLQTETPTQTDRMGKATLGWIGVPLLLFAYLIFSSLVNIGGSNEMSLIRAAREGRAATVERLLANGSDPNETRIGRTSALMYAAQDGQMRIVKLLVQAGAQINARDNDGDEALMYATTFGRAEIVNFLLAKGADVNARNNQNTTALIAAALRGRTDIVKALLAANADATVKDTKSKTALAYAEEEGHQEIVGLLKAAGATE, translated from the coding sequence ATGCAACTGACGAATTTATTAGGGCAAACCCTGGACGGAAAATACTACCTCGACAAACTGCTCGGTCAAGGTGGTATGGGCGCAGTGTTTTTAGCGACCCACATTGGAACCAAGCGACCCGTTGCCCTCAAAGTCATCGCCCCGCAATTTATGGCAAACGCCGAGGTCGGCGAACGTTTTCGCCGTGAAGCCGAAGCCGCAGGTCGTTTGCGCCATCCCAATGTCGTCAACGTCACGGATTTTGGAGTGACGGTTTTCGGCAAAGATCAACTCGCTTATCTGGTGATGGAATATCTGGATGGCTGTTCGCTTGGCGAGATGTTGAAACGCGAAAAGCGTTTACCGTTGCCGCTGGTAGTTGATTTTGTCGAACAGGTTTGTCTCGCCATCGGCAATGCCCATGAACTCGGCATCATTCATCGCGATTTGAAACCCGATAACATCTGGTTGCAACCCGATGGGCGCGGCGGCTATCTCGTCAAGGTTCTCGATTTCGGGCTTGCCAAATTGCGCGATACCATTTCCGATGAAGCCGAAGAACTCGTACAAACGGATGCGCCGCAACTGGCAACCCAACTCAATGTCAAACCTACGGACACCATTCGCGCAAGCGCCAACACCGAGGCGCAATTTGTAAGTGAAAGCGCGACGCAAACTCAAAACCCGCATGAGGAAATCGAAGCGGCGACTTTGATTCAACCCGCGACATCGAGCGAACCGGAAGCGGCAACCCTCATTCAACCATCGAGCGCAAATCTTGATGAAGCGGCAACCCTGATTCAATACCCATCCACGACAACCGAGATTGAAGCCACAACGGTTATTCAATCAGCGGCGGTCACGCAGGAAGCGGCTACGCAAATCAGCAATACCGGCGCAGAGGAACCCGCAACGCAGATTAAACCGGCTTCTGCGACCCAAATTGTCAATGATGAGGCGACGCTCATTCAGACGGATTCGCAAAGTGCAGTGAAAAGTTCGCAACAGAAATCCGCAACCCGCTACGCGCAATCGAAAATGGCAACGCAGGCGACCAATTCACAGGGCAATGTAACGCGGATGAACCCGGCGGCGACGGTTGAATTGACGGCGTTCGGTTCCATTCTCGGAACCCCGCTTTATATGTCACCCGAACAGTGTCGCGGCGAACATCTTGATGCGCGTTCGGACATCTACAGTCTTGGGGTCATCGTTTATCAAATGCTTGCGGGGGAAACGCCGTTTACCGGCTCGATGATGGAACTCATCAATCTGCATTCAACCGCTATGCCACCTGATTTAAAAACCAGGCGCGCGGATTTACCCGAGTCACTTGCGGCGCTCGTCATGTCAACGCTGGCGAAAAACCCTGAAGACCGCCCGTTAAGCGCCGAATCTTTTGCAACCGCCTTGCGGGTGCGCTCAGAAAGTGAAGCCGATGTTTTAAGGCAGGCAAAAGCCTTTTACTATGCAGCGCAAAAAACTTTTTTTGGCGCATCGATTTTTATCTATCTGCCGATGGCAGCCTTGTCGATAGGTTTGAGCTTAGCCTTTGATGCTGTTCTGTCTCAAAAGCTCGGGGCAGCGATTGTATTCTTTGCGTCGTTATTTGTGTTGCTGATGATTTGCGCGCATTTGAATACGGCGCTTTGCGCAATGATTATGGAAGAAGCCCGGCTGTCACCGACCGCAAAAATCAAACTATCTACGATATTGAAAAATTTTTTGAAACGGTTGCCCAAACTCCTGTTGACGATGATGGTGAGCGTCGGCTTAATCTTTTTAAATCTGCTGAAACTCCTGTTGCCGGGAATTAAAAAATACACCGATGTTTTACTTGCGCCTTCGGTTGCGGCTTTGGAAAATCACACAGCTTTACAAACGCTTGCGCGTTCCGAAAAACTGGCGCAACCGGTGCGCCCCATCGCCCGTTCATTATCAGCCCGCGATTTCGGCATCACACTTGCCGCGGTCATCGGTTTTCCAAGCATCACTTCCATCATGGCGTATGCGTTTGGCGGTACGCGCACGGACGCCGTCGCGGCGATGACCTTGCCGATGATTCGCAATTTCACAGCCGGGTATAGCTGGTTCATTCTCGCCTTGATGCACACGGTTTATATGGCAATGCCGATGGCGCTGCTTTATTTCAAAGCCAAGCAGGCAAACGGTGAAGCGATAGAAAAAACCGCCACCGATAGCCTGCAAACCGAAACCCCAACCCAGACAGACCGCATGGGAAAAGCCACGCTGGGATGGATAGGCGTGCCGCTGCTTTTATTTGCCTATTTGATTTTCTCTTCGCTGGTCAACATCGGCGGGTCGAACGAAATGTCTTTAATCAGAGCCGCGCGCGAAGGTCGCGCGGCAACTGTAGAGCGATTGCTCGCCAATGGCAGCGACCCCAATGAAACCCGCATCGGGCGCACCTCTGCGTTGATGTACGCCGCCCAGGACGGGCAAATGAGAATCGTTAAATTGCTGGTTCAGGCAGGCGCGCAGATTAACGCCAGAGATAATGATGGCGATGAGGCATTGATGTACGCGACCACTTTCGGGCGCGCGGAGATTGTCAATTTTTTACTTGCCAAAGGCGCAGATGTGAATGCGCGCAATAACCAAAATACCACGGCGCTCATCGCCGCTGCGCTTCGCGGGCGCACAGATATTGTGAAAGCTTTGCTTGCGGCAAATGCCGATGCGACGGTTAAAGACACTAAAAGTAAAACCGCGTTAGCCTATGCCGAAGAAGAGGGACACCAGGAAATTGTTGGTCTATTGAAAGCCGCAGGCGCGACAGAGTAA